In Sulfitobacter sp. W027, a single window of DNA contains:
- the uvrA gene encoding excinuclease ABC subunit UvrA has product MAELKNIEVRGAREHNLKNIDVDIPRDQLVVITGLSGSGKSSLAFDTIYAEGQRRYVESLSAYARQFLDMMQKPDVDHISGLSPAISIEQKTTSKNPRSTVGTVTEIYDYMRLLFARVGTPYSPATGKPIEAQQVQDMVDRIMTMEEGTRAYLLAPIIRDRKGEYRKEFVELRKQGFQRVKVNGEFHDLDEPPTLDKKFRHDIDVVVDRIVVREGLETRLADSLRTALDLADGIAILETAPSEGEAERYTFSEKFACPVSGFTIPEIEPRLFSFNAPFGACPSCDGLGVELFFDERLVVPDQNLKIYDGALAPWRKGKSPYFKQTIEAIAKHYKFDQKTRWKDLPEHVQEVFLRGSGKEEITFRYDEGGRVYEVKRVFEGVIPNMQRRYRETDSNWVREEFERYQNNRPCGTCGGYRLRPEALAVRIGPATGTEDELLHIGKVVEMSIREAYDWCKSVPEHLTAQKNEIARAILKEIRERLGFLNNVGLEYLTMSRSSGTLSGGESQRIRLASQIGSGLTGVLYVLDEPSIGLHQRDNDRLLGTLKNLRDQGNTVIVVEHDEEAIREADYVFDIGPGAGVHGGQVVSHGTPEQVANDPNSVTGQYLTGVREIAVPTKRRKGNKKKLQVVKATGNNLQNVTVDFPLGKFVCVTGVSGGGKSTLTIETLFKTASMNLNGARQTPAPCQTIKGLEHLDKVIDIDQRPIGRTPRSNPATYTGAFTPIRDWFAGLPESKARGYKPGRFSFNVKGGRCEACQGDGVIKIEMHFLPDVYVECETCKGARYNRETLEVKFKGKSIADVLDMTVEDAQTFFAAVPSIREKMDALMRVGLGYIKVGQQATTLSGGEAQRVKLSKELSKRSTGRTLYILDEPTTGLHFEDVRKLLEVLHELVDQGNSVVVIEHNLDVVKTADHIIDIGPEGGDGGGRVVATGTPEKVAEVAESHTGKYLKPMLYKQTKVAAE; this is encoded by the coding sequence ATGGCTGAGCTGAAGAACATCGAAGTGCGCGGTGCGCGCGAACACAATCTGAAAAACATCGACGTAGATATTCCACGGGACCAACTGGTTGTAATCACCGGGCTTTCGGGGTCTGGCAAGTCGAGCCTTGCCTTTGACACGATCTATGCCGAGGGGCAGCGCCGCTATGTGGAGTCGCTGTCAGCCTACGCGCGGCAGTTCCTCGACATGATGCAGAAACCGGATGTTGACCATATTTCCGGCCTCAGCCCGGCGATCTCTATCGAACAGAAGACGACATCGAAGAACCCCCGGTCGACAGTCGGCACGGTGACAGAGATCTACGACTATATGCGTCTGTTGTTTGCACGCGTCGGCACCCCCTATAGCCCGGCCACCGGCAAGCCTATCGAAGCACAACAGGTTCAGGACATGGTTGACCGGATCATGACCATGGAAGAGGGCACGCGCGCCTATCTTTTGGCGCCGATTATTCGTGACCGGAAGGGTGAGTATCGCAAAGAATTTGTCGAGTTGCGCAAGCAGGGCTTTCAACGCGTCAAGGTGAACGGAGAGTTCCACGACCTTGATGAACCGCCGACCTTAGACAAAAAGTTCCGCCATGACATCGACGTCGTCGTCGACCGGATCGTGGTGCGTGAAGGTCTGGAGACACGGCTGGCGGATTCGCTCCGCACTGCGCTAGACCTCGCCGATGGTATCGCCATTTTGGAAACCGCGCCGAGTGAAGGTGAGGCCGAGCGGTATACCTTCTCCGAGAAATTTGCCTGTCCGGTCAGTGGATTTACGATCCCTGAAATTGAACCGCGGTTGTTCTCATTCAACGCGCCTTTTGGCGCTTGCCCATCTTGTGATGGGCTGGGCGTCGAGCTGTTCTTTGACGAACGGCTGGTGGTGCCGGATCAGAACCTGAAAATCTATGATGGGGCGCTTGCACCTTGGCGCAAGGGGAAGTCTCCTTACTTTAAGCAAACCATCGAAGCCATTGCGAAACATTATAAATTTGACCAGAAGACCCGTTGGAAAGACCTGCCTGAGCATGTGCAAGAAGTCTTTCTGCGGGGGTCCGGTAAGGAAGAAATCACCTTCCGCTATGATGAAGGCGGGCGCGTTTACGAGGTGAAACGTGTGTTTGAAGGGGTGATCCCCAATATGCAACGGCGCTACCGCGAAACGGACAGCAATTGGGTCCGTGAGGAGTTCGAACGCTATCAAAACAACCGTCCTTGCGGCACCTGCGGCGGCTATCGTCTGCGTCCAGAAGCGCTTGCGGTGCGGATTGGCCCCGCGACGGGTACGGAGGACGAACTGCTCCACATCGGTAAGGTTGTAGAGATGTCGATCCGTGAGGCCTACGACTGGTGCAAATCTGTGCCGGAGCACCTAACGGCGCAAAAGAATGAGATTGCCCGCGCGATTCTGAAGGAAATCCGTGAGCGCCTAGGATTCCTAAATAACGTGGGTCTTGAGTATCTTACGATGTCTCGTTCAAGTGGCACATTAAGTGGCGGGGAGAGCCAGCGCATCCGGTTGGCGAGCCAGATTGGCTCTGGCCTGACTGGTGTGCTCTATGTGCTTGATGAACCGTCCATCGGCCTACACCAGCGCGATAACGACCGGCTGCTCGGCACGCTGAAAAACCTGCGCGATCAGGGCAATACGGTGATCGTCGTGGAACATGACGAAGAGGCGATCCGGGAGGCGGATTACGTCTTTGATATCGGCCCGGGGGCTGGTGTTCATGGCGGGCAGGTGGTGAGCCATGGGACACCGGAACAGGTCGCGAATGATCCAAATTCTGTGACGGGTCAGTATCTTACTGGCGTTCGTGAAATTGCTGTGCCGACAAAGCGACGCAAGGGGAACAAGAAGAAGTTGCAGGTCGTAAAGGCAACTGGCAACAACCTGCAGAACGTGACCGTGGACTTCCCGTTAGGGAAGTTTGTCTGTGTCACCGGCGTATCGGGGGGCGGCAAATCGACCCTTACCATTGAGACCTTGTTCAAGACTGCTTCGATGAACCTGAATGGGGCGCGGCAAACGCCGGCACCCTGTCAGACCATTAAGGGATTGGAACACCTCGATAAGGTTATCGATATTGACCAACGGCCCATTGGGCGGACCCCCCGTTCGAATCCAGCGACTTACACTGGGGCCTTCACTCCGATCCGGGACTGGTTCGCCGGGCTGCCGGAATCGAAGGCGCGTGGCTATAAGCCGGGGCGGTTCAGCTTTAACGTGAAGGGCGGGCGCTGCGAGGCCTGTCAAGGTGACGGGGTCATCAAGATTGAGATGCACTTCCTTCCGGATGTTTATGTGGAATGCGAGACATGCAAGGGAGCGCGCTACAACCGCGAGACTTTAGAAGTTAAATTTAAGGGCAAGAGCATTGCCGATGTCCTTGATATGACTGTGGAAGATGCGCAGACGTTCTTCGCTGCCGTACCCTCGATCCGCGAGAAGATGGACGCGCTGATGCGGGTGGGGCTGGGCTATATCAAGGTCGGCCAACAGGCGACGACGCTTTCGGGCGGTGAGGCGCAGCGTGTGAAATTGAGCAAGGAGTTGAGTAAACGCTCAACCGGTCGCACGCTCTATATCCTTGATGAGCCGACCACTGGTCTGCACTTTGAAGACGTGCGTAAGCTGTTGGAAGTGCTGCATGAACTGGTAGATCAGGGCAACTCTGTTGTGGTGATTGAGCATAACCTCGACGTGGTGAAAACTGCGGATCACATCATCGATATCGGCCCTGAGGGCGGCGATGGCGGTGGTCGGGTTGTGGCGACGGGCACGCCGGAGAAGGTCGCGGAAGTGGCCGAAAGCCATACCGGAAAATACCTCAAACCGATGTTGTACAAACAAACAAAAGTGGCGGCGGAATAA